From the Paucidesulfovibrio longus DSM 6739 genome, the window TCGGACGCCGGGCTCCACCTTAAAATGACCGCTCAGTGGTCCAAAGGATGGGGGAAGGCGCATTACGATGCTCCGAATCGAAACGCAAGACCACCAGAGCCCTTTACAGGACCACGTTTTGAATCTACCCATACCGGACCATCCCGAAACAAGGAGGAAACGTTTTGGGCATCCTTTCGGCAAGCACGGGCCTGACCCGTTACCGCATCATGGACGACGTCACCAACGAGCTGCTGCGCGACGTTCCGGCACGGCTCAAGCAATATCGCTTCGTGGACATAGACGACTCCGCCGAGGAACGCTCCTTCGGCTGGACCAACATCGACGACATGCTCGACGTGGACTGGCGCCAGTCGCCCCCGGAGAAAGCGAGCTACATCGCGTTCACCCTGCGCCTGGAAACCCGCCGCGTCCAGCCCGCCGTCTTCAAGAAGCATTTCCAGATCGCCCTGAAGAAGGATCTGGCCCAGGCCAAGGAACAGGGCAAGACCTTCGTTTCGCGCGCGCGAAAGCAGGAGATCAAGGAGCAGGTCATGCTCCGGCTGCGGGCACGCTCCCTGCCCATTCCCGCCGTCTTCGACGTGGTCTGGAACACCCAGAACCACCACCTCTATCTGGACACGACCAACGCCAAGGCGCGGGCCTTGTTCGAGGACCACTTCTTCGCCACCTTCGAGCTGCGCCTGGAGCCGCTGACGCCCTTTTTCCTGGCCATGGACCAGCTCGGCGAAGACGCGGCCAAAGCGCTCGAAGACCTCGAACCTTCCATCTTTATTTAAGGATTCGCCATGGACCTGCAACTCGTTGAACGCGAGAACCGCATCATCGGCCAGGAATTCCTGACCTGGCTTTGGTTTTATTCGGAAACCACCGGAGGAAACTTCACCACCTCCGGCGGGAAAGGCTTCGGCATCACCGTGGAACAGCGCATCTCCGTGCAAGGCGGCGAGGGCGAAAACCTGGCCACGGCCACGGTCAGCAGTCCCCTCGGCGAGCTGACCGAGGCTTTCAGCGGTCTGCGCATCGGCAAGAAGGTCAACAAGGCCCAATTGC encodes:
- the rdgC gene encoding recombination-associated protein RdgC translates to MGILSASTGLTRYRIMDDVTNELLRDVPARLKQYRFVDIDDSAEERSFGWTNIDDMLDVDWRQSPPEKASYIAFTLRLETRRVQPAVFKKHFQIALKKDLAQAKEQGKTFVSRARKQEIKEQVMLRLRARSLPIPAVFDVVWNTQNHHLYLDTTNAKARALFEDHFFATFELRLEPLTPFFLAMDQLGEDAAKALEDLEPSIFI
- a CDS encoding SH2 domain-containing protein: MDLQLVERENRIIGQEFLTWLWFYSETTGGNFTTSGGKGFGITVEQRISVQGGEGENLATATVSSPLGELTEAFSGLRIGKKVNKAQLRLESDGETWMVTIKAEDFCLSGLKTPKIETSHGKDDEDPDGAFLEKIFLIENCLEMLDAAFARFLSIRLSKDWPDEIKGLSGWVAGR